In Chryseobacterium gleum, a single genomic region encodes these proteins:
- a CDS encoding porin family protein, producing MKKIFLGLALVAGTFAFSQKTSASAASTSPVRFGLKAGLNISTLTENDFNSKAGFYGGVFANIPVAQDFSFQPEVLYSGMGAKIKGANDLKVNLDYISVPLMLQYNALPNLYLEAGPQFSFLINSKLKSGSNSADAKDLFKGFDFGIGLGAGYYFTQNIGVTARYVAGLTDVAKNRPDLSEDKAKNGVFQFGLAYKF from the coding sequence ATGAAAAAGATTTTTTTAGGTCTTGCATTAGTAGCAGGAACTTTCGCATTCTCTCAGAAAACTTCAGCTTCTGCTGCTTCAACTTCTCCCGTTAGATTTGGATTAAAAGCAGGTCTTAATATTTCAACTCTTACTGAAAACGATTTCAATTCTAAAGCAGGATTTTACGGAGGAGTATTTGCTAATATTCCAGTAGCGCAGGACTTCTCTTTCCAACCGGAAGTATTGTACAGCGGAATGGGAGCAAAAATTAAAGGTGCTAATGATCTTAAAGTAAATTTAGATTATATTTCCGTACCATTAATGCTTCAATATAATGCTCTGCCTAACTTATATTTAGAAGCAGGACCTCAGTTCAGCTTTTTGATTAATTCAAAACTTAAATCTGGTTCTAATTCTGCAGATGCTAAAGACTTATTTAAAGGTTTTGACTTCGGAATTGGTCTTGGCGCAGGCTATTATTTCACACAGAATATCGGCGTTACAGCAAGATATGTTGCTGGTTTAACAGATGTTGCTAAAAACAGACCTGATCTATCTGAAGATAAAGCTAAAAACGGAGTATTCCAGTTTGGTTTAGCTTATAAATTCTAA